The following are encoded in a window of Corynebacterium marinum DSM 44953 genomic DNA:
- the ilvC gene encoding ketol-acid reductoisomerase has protein sequence MAIELLYDADADLSLIQGRKVAIIGYGSQGHAHAQNLRDSGVEVVIGLRDGSKSAEKAKEAGFEVKNNADASRWADVIMLLAPDTSQASIFTNDIEPNLNDGDALLFGHGLNIHFDLIKPADNVVVGMVAPKGPGHLVRRQFVDGKGVPCLIAIDQDPKGDGQALALSYAAAIGGARAGVIPTTFEAETVTDLFGEQAVLCGGTEELVKTGFEVLTEAGYEPEMAYFEVLHELKLIVDLMFEGGIANMNYSVSDTAEFGGYLSGPRVIDADTKLRMKDILTDIQDGTFTKRLIANVENGNTELEGLRKQYAEHPIEETGAKLRDLMSWVKNPLTATA, from the coding sequence ATGGCTATTGAACTGCTTTACGACGCTGACGCAGACCTCTCCCTGATCCAGGGCCGCAAGGTCGCCATCATCGGCTACGGCTCCCAGGGCCACGCCCACGCCCAGAACCTCCGTGACTCCGGTGTCGAGGTCGTCATCGGCCTGCGCGACGGCTCCAAGTCCGCCGAGAAGGCCAAGGAGGCCGGCTTCGAGGTCAAGAACAACGCCGACGCTTCCCGCTGGGCCGACGTCATCATGCTGCTGGCCCCGGACACCTCCCAGGCCTCCATCTTCACCAACGACATCGAGCCGAACCTCAACGACGGCGACGCACTGCTCTTCGGCCACGGCCTGAACATCCACTTCGACCTGATCAAGCCGGCCGACAACGTCGTCGTCGGCATGGTCGCCCCGAAGGGCCCGGGCCACCTCGTCCGCCGCCAGTTCGTCGACGGCAAGGGCGTCCCCTGCCTCATCGCCATCGACCAGGACCCGAAGGGCGACGGCCAGGCGCTGGCACTGTCCTACGCCGCGGCCATCGGTGGCGCCCGCGCGGGCGTCATCCCCACCACCTTCGAGGCCGAGACCGTCACCGACCTCTTCGGCGAGCAGGCTGTCCTCTGCGGTGGCACCGAGGAGCTCGTCAAGACCGGCTTCGAGGTCCTCACCGAGGCCGGCTACGAGCCGGAGATGGCCTACTTCGAGGTCCTCCACGAGCTCAAGCTCATCGTCGACCTGATGTTCGAGGGCGGCATCGCCAACATGAACTACTCGGTCTCCGACACCGCAGAGTTCGGCGGCTACCTCTCCGGCCCGCGCGTCATCGACGCCGACACCAAGCTCCGCATGAAGGACATCCTGACCGACATCCAGGACGGCACCTTCACCAAGCGCCTCATCGCCAACGTCGAGAACGGCAACACGGAGCTCGAGGGCCTGCGTAAGCAGTACGCCGAGCACCCGATCGAGGAGACCGGCGCCAAGCTGCGCGACCTCATGAGCTGGGTCAAGAACCCGCTCACCGCGACCGCCTAA
- a CDS encoding ABC transporter ATP-binding protein: MTNTITLEQITRSYGPTRIIAPTSVDVAPGQFVSLLGPSGCGKSTILSMIAGLDQPSTGEVTVGGRSAVVFQDHALLPWLTARGNIEFGLRSVRPELSAAERREIADRHLDLVGLAHAADRRPARLSGGMQQRVGIARAFAVEPEILLLDEPFGALDALTRRELQLELLGLWEADRRTVVMVTHDVDEAILLSDRILVMSPSPDATVIADIAVDLPRPRHDVEPPAELRRELLGLLHPRSA; encoded by the coding sequence ATGACTAACACCATTACCCTCGAGCAGATCACCCGCTCCTACGGCCCCACCCGCATCATCGCGCCGACCTCCGTCGACGTCGCCCCGGGCCAGTTCGTCTCCCTCCTCGGCCCCTCCGGCTGCGGGAAATCGACGATCCTGTCCATGATCGCCGGCCTCGACCAGCCCTCCACCGGCGAAGTCACCGTCGGGGGGCGCAGCGCCGTCGTCTTCCAGGACCACGCCCTGCTCCCCTGGCTCACCGCCCGCGGCAACATCGAATTCGGCCTGCGCTCCGTCCGACCGGAACTCTCCGCCGCCGAACGCCGTGAGATCGCCGACCGGCACCTGGACCTGGTGGGCCTCGCCCACGCCGCCGACCGCCGCCCCGCCCGCCTCTCCGGCGGAATGCAGCAGCGCGTCGGCATCGCCCGCGCCTTCGCCGTCGAACCCGAGATCCTGCTTCTCGACGAACCTTTCGGCGCCCTCGACGCCCTCACCCGCCGCGAACTCCAGCTGGAGCTGCTGGGCCTCTGGGAGGCGGACCGCCGCACCGTCGTCATGGTCACCCACGACGTCGACGAGGCGATCCTGCTCTCCGACCGCATCCTGGTGATGTCGCCCTCCCCCGACGCCACCGTCATCGCCGACATCGCGGTGGATCTTCCCCGCCCCCGCCATGATGTCGAGCCCCCCGCCGAGCTGCGACGCGAACTGCTGGGGCTGTTGCATCCGAGGTCCGCTTAG
- the ilvN gene encoding acetolactate synthase small subunit: MAPTDIVRNTLSVLVQDVDGIISRVAGMFTRRGYNLVSLVSANTETAGINRITIVVDANELVIEQVTKQLNKIIPVLKVVRLEEDSTIARGIMLVKVNADNTNRPQVVDAANIFRARVVDVAQDSVVIEATGTPGKLRALLEVLEPFGVRELVQSGQIALNRGPKTMAPSK, from the coding sequence ATGGCTCCCACCGATATCGTCCGCAACACGCTCAGCGTCCTCGTCCAGGACGTCGACGGCATCATCTCGCGCGTGGCCGGCATGTTCACCCGCCGCGGCTACAACCTCGTCTCGCTGGTCTCGGCGAACACCGAAACCGCGGGAATCAACCGCATCACGATCGTGGTCGACGCCAACGAGCTGGTCATCGAGCAGGTGACCAAGCAGCTGAACAAGATCATCCCGGTGCTCAAGGTCGTCCGCCTCGAGGAGGACTCCACCATCGCCCGCGGCATTATGCTGGTGAAGGTCAACGCGGACAACACCAACCGCCCGCAGGTGGTCGACGCCGCGAACATCTTCCGCGCCCGCGTCGTCGACGTCGCGCAGGATTCCGTCGTCATCGAGGCCACCGGCACCCCGGGCAAGCTCCGTGCGCTGCTGGAGGTTCTCGAGCCCTTCGGCGTGCGCGAACTCGTCCAGTCCGGACAGATCGCGCTCAACCGCGGCCCGAAGACGATGGCACCCTCCAAATAA